Part of the Xiphophorus maculatus strain JP 163 A chromosome 3, X_maculatus-5.0-male, whole genome shotgun sequence genome, TCTGCAATGAATATTCTGCATAATACTCAGTTATGTGTACTATGTGTGATTCATATCAGAAAAGATTCAGCATGGAAAGATTAAATGGTCAGATAGTATAGTAATGAAGTAAAATGGGTCACTCTCTCCAGTGCTttgttaaatatgcaaaatctGCCTCTTTTTACAGACGCCTACAAGGTGCACAATATTCATTCACAGAGAAAAGTAAATACCTTTGTGTTGGTAGTCAGTATGagactaataataaaaacaattggcATTTATACAGCTACTTTAATTGGGCACCACTCCAGCAGAACCACTCTAAGGTAAGTTattgcaaatataaaatgttgaatgttcttttttggtttgttgCAGATGCTACAAAAAGGTACAAATTGTTCATTTCACTCTTGCTTCAGAAATATAAATGGGTGTGTAGATTCACTGCAACTAAAATGTGATCatgcaaaaatttgtttttgttcccaaTTATATTTTGTAGGAAGAGATACTTTAAAACTGCCCTGCACtgtattaaatgtaaatttagtgacagttttaacaaatatgtagtaaacatatttttttataaaagttatatagTGCAGcctgtattttaatgttatcGTATATTGAAGAATAATCTGTCGGTCTGCATAAAGTGATTATTATCTTAATATAAAGATATATAGAGCCCTTCTATGACTTTCACCCCTTTttgacttttgtgttttcagctgTAGGAACTCCTTGGCTGAACATGGATGGGGAATCTTAGGTGAAGGAACACAATTATTCTCAAAGGAGACAAGAAAACCATCATTTGAACTGGTTCCTCAATAAAAAccacatttaattaatttctgatGCAGTTGGGTGGAACTCGTCTACCTTTTACCTTTGATCATCAATTTATCACCTCAGCTACCACACTGAGTTTGGAAGTATAGTGTGGGCAGTGAATGATCAAGAGGGAGTGGCAGCACCAGAGATAAACAATCTGGAGAGATGAACTTTAAGCTGTCTCCAAAGTAAGAACATAGTAGCATAGTCCCACTCTTAGGGTAAAGTCTGTCTTTCACCAGTGAGTGGTGGGATTACTGTAGCCGCTCCTAGCGCTGGAGGTTTGGCATCTGCACCCCCATGTGCCAGTGAGTGGGAAATGTTCCAATTTGGAAAATACAATCTGGACATTATAGAGATGTTAAGTGGGCACCAGGCCCACCAGTTTAAAGGCCTTGGTTTAGATCGACAGCtacagcatcagcagcaagtGCAACTACACCAGCAtcaactccagcagcagcagcagcagcaggctgagTCTTCTGGAGCTCTTCTGTCTGGACTTGGCTTGGGACCCCTGCAGGGGTCAAGAGGTAACGCCTTTTCTGATTCTGCCTCCATTTTTGCCAAGATGAGTGCCCCTCCTCCCCCACCTTTACAACAACAGCCTTCCTCATCTCAGACCTCTCGCTCAAAGTCAAGCaagatgagcagcagcagctcgaGTCATTCTTCAGGCTACCCGCAGTTCCTGCGCTCTTTCCACCCGTCTGAGGCAGCACTAGCACAGGAGCAGTTACACCCAAGTGTAGGCCGCTTTGAGCACTTTACAGGGGGAAGTAGCAGTAGTGGGAGTGCTGGGGGATTAGGAGGATTAGTAACATCAGCACCTCCACCCCCTCCTTTACATCCTGGCCTCTCTGTCCCCCAGGCATCACCTggcccctcctcctcctctccctccccaTCAACATCTGTGGCCACCTCTAACAACCCTTCTAGCAGCAGTGCAGTCAGCTCTTTGGGACACCAGTTGGTTGGAGCCCAGTCTGATGCACGGAGCCTTCACCAACAATTTAGTTGCATGTTAGCTGCTAATCAGTACTTTCTTTCTGGTGTGCctgctaatgctagcttagaGCAATTTCTAGTTCAACAGGGAACTCATAACCACTTAGGGATTGGGTTAAGCCAGGCAGCTGGAGAGCCTAGCACTAGCCTCGCTCCACCTCCTGCTTTGCACTCCTCCCATTCACATGGGCACTCTACCCCTCAGCCCCAGCAGCCTCCCCAGCAACctccccagcagcagcagcttccaccTCATTCCCTTTCTCATCCTCACTCTCATTCTCATCCTCACCACCCTCTTCACCCAGGCTCCCAGGCTTCATCACTAGGTGGCTTTGACTTCCAGGGCATTCCAGTGCTTTCATCTAATCAGATAGCTTCTCTGATGCAGCAGGAAGCAGGTCTGCCCCTTCCCTTACCACTTCACTTATCTTTATCGAAGGAAGATGGTAAAGGGGAAAGCAGCGGAGGCGGAAGTAGcggtagtagtagcagtagtagtagaaGGAAAAAAGCCATGGCTGGCTATTTGCCTCAAAGAAAATCCGATAGCGGCAGTAATAGCAGTAGCAGCCATGTTCACAGTAGCAACAGTGGTAATCCAAGCACTAGTAGTAATGGAGGGCTAAGTCATGGCCAGCCCCCAGCTTTAATTGGTAGTGGGGTTGGTATTACAAATATGGGTGGAGATCCATCATCCCTTCTTGcctcttcatcttcatcctcatctgtagtttcttcttcctcctctgctcccTCTTCCACTGCTGCCTCAGTACTGGTTACTAATGATTCTCAGCTTTCTAAATCTGATAACCAGAGCTCAATGCAACCCAACGCTTCAGAGTCTGATTCAGAGCCCATTTATAGCTGTGGAGATTGTGGCAAAAGCTTCCCTCACCTATCAAGCCTTCGCAGGCATATGCGCATGCATGAGCCAACCACAGCAGGTACTAGCAATACTGCCACTACAGGCCCCAATCCCGTTTACATTAAAACTCAGTCTGACCCAAGCCTTCCCCATTCGACCCAAGAAACTCCCCAACCCTCGTCAAATTCTTGTCCTAGCCcagacaaaatatttcattgccCTGATTGTGGCAAAGGCTTTAAGAAAAAGGGGCACCTGCTGCAACATGGAGTTATACACTCTTCAGCCCGCCCATATGGCTGCTCCACCTGCTCTCGAGCTTTTAATCGTAGAGAGTCACTGACACGTCATGAGAAGATTCATGAGGAAAAGCCATTCCGATGTCCTGCCTGTGGTCGTGCCTTCCGAGAGAGCACCTCTCTTCTCAACCATGCTGCCTCAGGCACCTGCGGCAAGCCAGGTAGGGGACCCAAACACCGGGGCAGCAAGACAGGAACTGATGGTGAGGACAGAGTCGGGGGAGGGGGTGGAGGAGGTAATGGAGGAGGGGGAACTTATCAAAGCAATAGAAGGGTTATTTATGGGAAaactgaggaagaggatggtATAATCATTGTGAGTGAAGGAGAACCTAAATCAGGTTTAGGATGTGATGGTCTGTTTCAATCTGGAAGGGGAGGGAATTCAAATGACAGGGACAGAACAGATGGTAAATACCCCACTGACTACTCTCGGAATCGTTACACAGGCTACCATGATGACCACCGTTCTCAAGGTAATCCATCTCCATGCTACTCTGGTGCCTCCCCCTGTGGAAGTGGGATGGCGGGCGCAGCTCTGAGAAAGGCTCCCTTGGCCCCAACTCTGCATCCACACTCACAGAGCCACAACCAGCACCACCATCCGCAACAGCAGCCCCACCTGCCTCTTTCTTCTCTACTGGATGATTCAGAGGATGATGTCACTAGCTCTGTCAATAATGCTATCTCTGCAATAACAGCAGCTAGCAACAGCGGAAATAGAGGGGATGATAGGGGAGACATAATAGGAGGTCTGCTAGGAGGTCTTGGTTTAGGACCTCTAGGCTCACCTTCCTCCACGTCTGGCATGGATAAGAATTTCCGAAGTGGTGGGAGCCAAGAGGCTATGAGCAGCAACCCACAGAATCCTACTACCAAACCAAAACGTCCTCGCAAACCAAGAGCTAAAAAAGATCCTGCAGCTGGTGGACAGCCCCCAAAACGTAGGCAGTATACCCCCAGAATGGGGCCCAGCGGGCTCCCACGCACTCACCTTTGCAGTGTCTGTGGCAAGGGGTTTGCACGCCGCGAGACTCTGCGCAGGCATGACCGCatccacactggtgaaaaacCCCACCATTGCACCATATGTGGAAAGTATTTCAGAGAGGCTTTTCACCTCAGCAAGCATCAAACAGTCCACTCTGGTGCAAAGAATTACAAATGCACAATCTGCGGGAAAGAGTTTGGTTACTCCCAGAGCCTTAGGAGGCACAGCAAACTCCACCAGAAAGGGGAGCTGGAAGAGGTACCCACAACACCAGCTCCAGAGAACCTCAACAGCTTTAATCCAAATACTCAATGTAGCGTGGCACAGGACAGGAGCCAGAATCCAGCACCAAGCACTTCTTCCTATTACCCCTATTCTCAAGACGTCAAGCCTCAAGACTCCAACCCTCAGCAACAGCCTCCCCCCCCACCCCAGTCGCAGCCTCCACCGCAGCCTCGACTCTACACCTGTGCTATATGCTGGAAATCCTACCGTCATCACTTCCAGCTAACTGCCCATCACCAGATGGTTCATGAAGGTGGGGGTGACAAGTTATTTTCCTGTGAGGTATGTGGAAAACAGTTTGCCTACTCAAATAGCCTCACTCGACACAGGCAGTCTCAGCATGGAATTACCCGAGCTGAACAGTCTAACTCCCAAGAAGGCAGCAGTGGGTCTGGAGAAAACAGAGGTGGGAGTGATGTTAATCAGTCAGCTTCTGAAAGTGAGGCTGCCACCAATGCCCTGCTTCAGATGGCTCCATCCACTGAAGGCCATGGAGGGCAGAGTCTTAGTGTTGTCACTCATAGTCATCAGCAACCACCCCCACAACCACCAACTGGTTATTCTCCCCTCTTTTATGATGTTGGAACAGCCCAATCCTCCACCTCCAGTGCTCCATCCTACTCTCAGCCACTCCCCCCAAACTCCACAATCATGCCCCCGCAGCACCCACATTCCCCTGCTGGGGTGAAAGGAGAGCACATTTATCCAGCCGGATCCCGTAGCCGCACGCTTCACACCACTGCCCCGTTCCAGCCCCTCACTGAACTGCCCTCCACTGAACATCACCATCTGCATCACCATCATCACCTCTCCCACCATCATCCCCATCATCAGTTAGACACCCGGGCGCACCAACCATTTGCGTGCAACATCCCTCTGCCCCACGATGAAATGAGAcgacacaagaagaaaaaaaaaaagtccgaCAACAGAGAATGGAGGGAAAATAACTGGGAATCCCAAGAGTTAGTGAGATTTGATGGAGTCAAACGGAAGAAAAAGATAAGCTGTACAATAAGAGGGCAGCAGAATAAGAAACAAGGCTCTCTTCGTTTGACGATTAAGCGAGGGGGAGGATCTGGTGGTGGTGGGTATAGGCTTATCAACACTGGAGGAATGAAAGTACAGATCCTGTCATCTCTCCAAGTTCCAGTGAAACGGTTCGGATGCCCCATATGCCCCAATTCCGTATTTTCCCGCAAAGCAGGGCTACTGATCCACATGGCAGTTAAACACCCACAAAAGGCCTTGAGCGCTCAGGATCGGCTGAGGTGCAGAGTGTGTGGGAAGCAGTCTCACAGGCCTTTGACAGCCTTCATCCATCGAGCCTCCCATCGTGCCAGAGGGACTTTCTCCTGCCGTCACTGCTCCGCTCGCTTCTGGAACGCTACACTTCTTCACAGGCACAAAGAGTCCTGCCGCCGCAGGGCTAAAAGACTGCAAAGAGGAGATGCTAAGAGGCTGAAGCTTTCAAAGAGACCCGGAGAAAGACAGACACACAACAGTCATGAGGAAATGCCATTCTTACAAGAACCGTACAGATATTGATCCTGGTGTCTGAAAGAAATGGCAAACGAGGGATTTTTGTTGTTCAGTTCTAAAATAGGAAAGTGAGAGGTAAACAAAGGGACTGGCAAAGGCATCTACTGCCTTTAGGAGAATTTACCTCTTTTTCTGTTGCATCTACTCTGCTATTAGAATGAGTGTGTTAACAACTACTGTAGAACATTACATTAAATATCACCAGAGATTCTTCCAGGTTATATTGGAAGATGTTCGAAGGTGTTTTCAAAGACGTGACTGTTTCCATAGGATCATAAATTAACCCCTTAAGTGCATTGACACTATGCTTGGCTGACACTGTGCAGTTATCTAGACAAGTTAGGTGAAATGACCTGCTAATGTATCTTCCCCTTCCACAACTAAAGTTCCCTGCTACACCTCTTGCTGTATGATAATGTCTGCTGTGTATTTTGTCTTGTTGTTGTTCACTTATAGGCTCTgaggagttttttttatgtaaagtgcATTTATTAGGAATAGGGACATGGggacaaaaaccttttttttttgttaatagtaTGTCAGTGCATGTTTGTTCTATGGTCAAGTTTTTTGCTGAGGTTGTTAAATCACTCCTGCAGTATGTGATGGTTTATTCAGTATATCCCCAAAGGTTTGTAGTGTAAAGTTGATTTGAGAATTGCCCCTATATTCCTTAGTGATTTAATCACATATAGATGAAATGTAAGTTTCTGGTAATTAGAATTACGGTAACCCCTCTCCTGCCAAAATGAAGAAGCCTTGCTTACGGTGTTCACTTTACTTTATTTGAGGATATTCCTAGTTTTTATACCACAGGATTAAAAACAGGTTAAACAAATTGACTGTAACATGTTAATCTCATGTTATTTGTATGCTCTTTTTAGCAGTGATTATTTCTACAGTACTTCTTCAAAGTGTGTTTAAAAACAAGGACCTATcatgataaacaaatgtaatattCCATGTATTTGTGTGTAACCTAATCGGTCTTCATGCCAGTCTTCTACTTAACCCCTTATACGTTTGAGTTGTTTGCTGATCTGCAATCATGTTTTCACtgtcaaactttgtttttgtttttgttcaactcAATCtgatgaaatgcatttttaagaaCATCTTGTCACTTTATTCGTATATGAAATGTTCAAACCCCTgtcaagttttttgttttcttaaagaaaaaaattctagttTTAGTAGATTTCTATCACATTATTTACTGAGAAGTCAGTAGTTGATTATATTTCAGCAATGAATAAACCTTAAGTGTAatcatttgtttctcttttatttcatATCTGTAACCTACAAGCAATATCTAGAGTATAGTATGAGAAAAAGAGTGTACCTTATCCAAAGTTAACAATTCATTGAGTGAACCAAAGTCTTTCAGGATGTAGTTACTATAACGACACACTTCATTGTGTTAATTGCTTGAGGATAATTAATGGTTTTCAATAATCAAATTTAACACTGTCCATCCAGTCAGTCACTTTCTACACCAGCCCAACCCTTGTAGGGGGTCTGGTTGCTTCCATGTTCAGTAGGTAGGAGGTCACTAGGCCTTCACAGGACAGGTACAAGTGCATCTTAAAGAAGAAACCCAAATGTTCTTGTGtctgtattttaatttaatttacaacGAGAACCCCTTATATACCTCAAGTGTGTATTTCTGATTTTCCTGAGTAggtttacagctaatgaaactccaaagagttttttaggaaatattaatattatcctcaaacaacaaaaagcccTTTGATTGAATCACTGTGCCAATGCAGCGGGGAATGGAGGTGGCTCTGCTGAGGTGTTGAGAAAGCCCAGGTTGTTTTAATGCCTGGCTTCAGCTGGTCTTCATTGTTGGCTCTGGCACCTGGTCTATTAGGCAATAAATAGAGGGAGTTTAGGTCCGGTGGCTTCCCTGTTTATCAGCTtatcacacttttttttccttaactTTCCATTAACACAATTGGATACTTCACTCTGTGAAcaacttctttagaaatgacatttttattattctaaagaGTGTCAGTCCTGCGAAGGGTTGTGTGGGCTATAGCAAACAAAATACTTCTGTATGAAAGCTTCAGAACTGAGCAGTGGTCGAATATATATTGATCTATGTGTGATGAATTAGTACATTATGGGCTTATTTCTTTGAACTGAACTAATATAACAAAtctgattttcacatttttgagaTGCCGTTTTGAAAATAATTGGCTCTCACTTGTGGCGCCACAAGATGGCAGTAAGCAACACGCTATAGTGATCTTGGCCTGGTAGGGATGAGTGGGGCGGTCACATGGATGAAACTGTGATAGGAGAGGTCTGGCGAGGTTGGGTGCTGGATCAAGTATGTGAATGATgtggctgtttttgtttactacAGGATTAATACCACACAGTAACCAAAGTACTCTAGCAGCCCTgtcaaagttattttaaaaaaaattaaatgacgTAAAGTTTGAGCTTTCTTCTGTTGTACATTTAAATATGGAGCAGTAAAGCTGGGTTTGGGAATTATTTTTGGCTGTACTTTTAAACATATCTGATtgatacattttaaagtgaGGTTCAGCGTTCATCAATAAATAAGAGACATTGTTGAACTGGAATAAGTGGAGTCAGCAATCTTACTGCCTAACGTGTTGATGCACTGTTATTAAAATAGCCATGAAATGCATTGCTATGTTGCCATGTCTAATCTACTTGAACCTCTGCTTGTGTCAGGAGGAAGACAGGTGAATTCCTGTGGCGCGCTTTGTTTTCACACGCGCTTTGCAATGTACAGTAGACGAGACAAACCCTCGCGCTTTCTTCCCTCTCCCCTCGCTGGTCTCACGCGGCAGTGGCATGCACGCGGGGGGGAATCCAAGCGGGCGGGTTTGTTCGACCTATTTCTGGCCAATGGCTCTCTCTCCTGGGGGCGGGGCAACCGCTCGATTGGGCCAATCAGAGCCCGGAGCGCGAGCGGACAAGGCTCGCTCTTCGCGTGTCCGACCCACGTGAGCTGGAACAGCTATTGTACGCCGGCAGGCAACGTGCAGAAGCGTTCCTCTCTCCTGAAAAAACAGCACACTCACGTTTTCCGTGGATTAC contains:
- the LOC102220851 gene encoding zinc finger protein 628-like isoform X2 — its product is MFQFGKYNLDIIEMLSGHQAHQFKGLGLDRQLQHQQQVQLHQHQLQQQQQQQAESSGALLSGLGLGPLQGSRGYHDDHRSQGNPSPCYSGASPCGSGMAGAALRKAPLAPTLHPHSQSHNQHHHPQQQPHLPLSSLLDDSEDDVTSSVNNAISAITAASNSGNRGDDRGDIIGGLLGGLGLGPLGSPSSTSGMDKNFRSGGSQEAMSSNPQNPTTKPKRPRKPRAKKDPAAGGQPPKRRQYTPRMGPSGLPRTHLCSVCGKGFARRETLRRHDRIHTGEKPHHCTICGKYFREAFHLSKHQTVHSGAKNYKCTICGKEFGYSQSLRRHSKLHQKGELEEVPTTPAPENLNSFNPNTQCSVAQDRSQNPAPSTSSYYPYSQDVKPQDSNPQQQPPPPPQSQPPPQPRLYTCAICWKSYRHHFQLTAHHQMVHEGGGDKLFSCEVCGKQFAYSNSLTRHRQSQHGITRAEQSNSQEGSSGSGENRGGSDVNQSASESEAATNALLQMAPSTEGHGGQSLSVVTHSHQQPPPQPPTGYSPLFYDVGTAQSSTSSAPSYSQPLPPNSTIMPPQHPHSPAGVKGEHIYPAGSRSRTLHTTAPFQPLTELPSTEHHHLHHHHHLSHHHPHHQLDTRAHQPFACNIPLPHDEMRRHKKKKKKSDNREWRENNWESQELVRFDGVKRKKKISCTIRGQQNKKQGSLRLTIKRGGGSGGGGYRLINTGGMKVQILSSLQVPVKRFGCPICPNSVFSRKAGLLIHMAVKHPQKALSAQDRLRCRVCGKQSHRPLTAFIHRASHRARGTFSCRHCSARFWNATLLHRHKESCRRRAKRLQRGDAKRLKLSKRPGERQTHNSHEEMPFLQEPYRY
- the LOC102220851 gene encoding uncharacterized protein LOC102220851 isoform X1; the protein is MFQFGKYNLDIIEMLSGHQAHQFKGLGLDRQLQHQQQVQLHQHQLQQQQQQQAESSGALLSGLGLGPLQGSRGNAFSDSASIFAKMSAPPPPPLQQQPSSSQTSRSKSSKMSSSSSSHSSGYPQFLRSFHPSEAALAQEQLHPSVGRFEHFTGGSSSSGSAGGLGGLVTSAPPPPPLHPGLSVPQASPGPSSSSPSPSTSVATSNNPSSSSAVSSLGHQLVGAQSDARSLHQQFSCMLAANQYFLSGVPANASLEQFLVQQGTHNHLGIGLSQAAGEPSTSLAPPPALHSSHSHGHSTPQPQQPPQQPPQQQQLPPHSLSHPHSHSHPHHPLHPGSQASSLGGFDFQGIPVLSSNQIASLMQQEAGLPLPLPLHLSLSKEDGKGESSGGGSSGSSSSSSRRKKAMAGYLPQRKSDSGSNSSSSHVHSSNSGNPSTSSNGGLSHGQPPALIGSGVGITNMGGDPSSLLASSSSSSSVVSSSSSAPSSTAASVLVTNDSQLSKSDNQSSMQPNASESDSEPIYSCGDCGKSFPHLSSLRRHMRMHEPTTAGTSNTATTGPNPVYIKTQSDPSLPHSTQETPQPSSNSCPSPDKIFHCPDCGKGFKKKGHLLQHGVIHSSARPYGCSTCSRAFNRRESLTRHEKIHEEKPFRCPACGRAFRESTSLLNHAASGTCGKPGRGPKHRGSKTGTDGEDRVGGGGGGGNGGGGTYQSNRRVIYGKTEEEDGIIIVSEGEPKSGLGCDGLFQSGRGGNSNDRDRTDGKYPTDYSRNRYTGYHDDHRSQGNPSPCYSGASPCGSGMAGAALRKAPLAPTLHPHSQSHNQHHHPQQQPHLPLSSLLDDSEDDVTSSVNNAISAITAASNSGNRGDDRGDIIGGLLGGLGLGPLGSPSSTSGMDKNFRSGGSQEAMSSNPQNPTTKPKRPRKPRAKKDPAAGGQPPKRRQYTPRMGPSGLPRTHLCSVCGKGFARRETLRRHDRIHTGEKPHHCTICGKYFREAFHLSKHQTVHSGAKNYKCTICGKEFGYSQSLRRHSKLHQKGELEEVPTTPAPENLNSFNPNTQCSVAQDRSQNPAPSTSSYYPYSQDVKPQDSNPQQQPPPPPQSQPPPQPRLYTCAICWKSYRHHFQLTAHHQMVHEGGGDKLFSCEVCGKQFAYSNSLTRHRQSQHGITRAEQSNSQEGSSGSGENRGGSDVNQSASESEAATNALLQMAPSTEGHGGQSLSVVTHSHQQPPPQPPTGYSPLFYDVGTAQSSTSSAPSYSQPLPPNSTIMPPQHPHSPAGVKGEHIYPAGSRSRTLHTTAPFQPLTELPSTEHHHLHHHHHLSHHHPHHQLDTRAHQPFACNIPLPHDEMRRHKKKKKKSDNREWRENNWESQELVRFDGVKRKKKISCTIRGQQNKKQGSLRLTIKRGGGSGGGGYRLINTGGMKVQILSSLQVPVKRFGCPICPNSVFSRKAGLLIHMAVKHPQKALSAQDRLRCRVCGKQSHRPLTAFIHRASHRARGTFSCRHCSARFWNATLLHRHKESCRRRAKRLQRGDAKRLKLSKRPGERQTHNSHEEMPFLQEPYRY